Part of the Ruania alba genome is shown below.
CACCTCAGCGCGGCCGCCCACGACGAGGGCGCGCCGCAGCACCACTCCAGCGCACCGCTCGGAGCGCAGAGCCCGGCGCCCACCTGCGACGACTGCGCCGAGTCCTTGGCGGGCGCCGCACTGGGGTGTGTCCTCGCCCTCGTGCTGGTCGCACTAGCGCTGCTGCGCCCGAGAGTCCTGCATCGCTGGCTGTGCACTCTCGAACGGAGCGTCCAGAGCACCTGGAGTTCCGCCGTCGGGATCTGCCCGCGCCCACCCTCACTCAGCGTTCTCTGCATCAGTCGCACGTGACAGGGCCGCGCCGCCTCTGCGGCGCCGTCATGCCGCCTGCGGGCGGTACCCGCGCATACCCACGCGCCGGGCATCCACGTGCGGCCACACGGTCGCGCCCACGATCACACTGATGGAGAAGACTGATGAATCGCATCACCAGCACTGCCGCCCTGACCCTGACCGCGGCCCTCGCCCTGGGCGCCTGCAGCGGCCCGAACGGCGAGTCGGAGACGTCCACCACCACGAGTACGGCCAACGACGCGGACGTCATGTTCGCGCAGATGATGATCCCGCACCACGAGCAGGCCATCGAGATGTCCGAGCTGGTGCTCGAGAACGGGTCGGGTGACGCCGAGGTGACGTCCTTGGCCGAGGACATCATGGCTGCCCAGGGCCCCGAGATCGAGCAGCTGGACACCTGGCTCGAGGACTGGGGCGCCGAGCCCATGGCGGACGAGATGGCCGGGATGGACCACGGTGACGGGATGATGTCCGAGGAGGACATGGCCGCACTGGACTCGGCATCGGGTACTGAGGCCGACGAGCTGTTCCTGGAGCAGATGATCGTCCACCACGAAGGCGCGGTGCAGATGGCGCAGGGTGAGGTGGAAGACGGCGAGAACGCCGACGCGATCGCACTCGCCGAGCAGATCATCGAGGCACAGAACATCGAGATCACGCTCATGCAGGACCTGCTCGACCGATGAGCGCGGGGTGGAGCGGGGCGCAGTCAGCGACCCCGCTCCACCGTCCGCCCGACCCTTCGCACGATGAGGTGATCATGATCATCCCCCGCCGCTCGCTAGCACTCACCCTTGCCGCTGTCCTCACCCTGGCCGCGTGCTCTGGCGCCGCCGACTCGCCGGCACCGACGTCCCCCACGTCTGAGACGTCCGGTGCGTCTGCCGCACCGACGACCCAGCCGTCCGCCAGAGCGACGACCGACGTGCAGATCGACCACGTGCACGGCCTCGGCTTCTCCCCCGACGGGGCGATCCTCGTGGGCAGTCACAGCGGTGTCTACTCCATTCCCGCCGACGGCAGTGAGACCACCCTGGTGGGCGGGATCAGCTTCGATGCCATGGGCATGACTCCCGTCGGCGATCGGATCTACGCCTCAGGCCATCCTGGGACGGACGACCACGTGGCACTGACCGCCCCGAACCTCGGACTGATCCAGTTCCAGCCCGGTAGTGGATGGGAAGCGATCGCGCTCGCCGGTGAGGTCGACTTCCACGCCCTCACCGCCAGTGCCGCCGATCCGGACGTGATCGTC
Proteins encoded:
- a CDS encoding DUF6153 family protein; translated protein: MANLAAGTRRIVRTALILLAACVLFGLLAMHTLGLHGLGQHADTTTQAVPHLSAAAHDEGAPQHHSSAPLGAQSPAPTCDDCAESLAGAALGCVLALVLVALALLRPRVLHRWLCTLERSVQSTWSSAVGICPRPPSLSVLCISRT
- a CDS encoding DUF305 domain-containing protein encodes the protein MNRITSTAALTLTAALALGACSGPNGESETSTTTSTANDADVMFAQMMIPHHEQAIEMSELVLENGSGDAEVTSLAEDIMAAQGPEIEQLDTWLEDWGAEPMADEMAGMDHGDGMMSEEDMAALDSASGTEADELFLEQMIVHHEGAVQMAQGEVEDGENADAIALAEQIIEAQNIEITLMQDLLDR